One part of the Carassius gibelio isolate Cgi1373 ecotype wild population from Czech Republic chromosome B6, carGib1.2-hapl.c, whole genome shotgun sequence genome encodes these proteins:
- the LOC127960255 gene encoding keratin, type I cytoskeletal 18-like translates to MSFYAPQASHISFTRSVPVHRAASTYGGAGGYGTRISSSSSMSLRSAPRSGGISSSTAFKVNSAGMGAGAAGSFGSAASTGFTLGNEKGQMQNLNDRLATYLETVRRLEQENSKLEVQIKEALEKGGPEMCDYSKYSAILDDLRRKVFDATLDNARLVLQIDNARLAADDFRVKFENEMAIRQSVEGDIAGLKKVIDDTNIGRLNVESEIESLKEELVFLKTNHENEVGELRNQIGQSGVQVDVDAPKGQDMSQVMEDMRANYEKLALKNAEELKMWHESQISDVQVQVAQNTEALQGAQMEMNDLRRQIQTLQIELASQQSLKASLEDTLRNTELRSNTEMEKYNTIILQFEAELSQLRSNITEQGQEYEALLNMKMKLEAEINTYKKLLDGGDFKLQDALDG, encoded by the exons ATGAGCTTCTACGCACCTCAGGCCTCTCACATCTCCTTTACCCGCTCTGTGCCAGTACACCGTGCCGCTAGCACGTATGGTGGGGCAGGAGGATATGGTACGAGGATCTCATCTAGCTCTTCCATGTCTCTCCGTTCTGCTCCTAGAAGTGGGGGCATTTCTTCCTCCACGGCCTTCAAGGTGAACTCAGCCGGCATGGGTGCTGGTGCGGCAGGGTCCTTTGGTAGCGCTGCCTCTACAGGGTTCACCCTGGGCAACGAGAAAGGCCAGATGCAGAATTTGAATGACCGTTTGGCCACTTACTTGGAAACGGTGCGCCGGCTGGAGCAGGAGAACAGCAAACTGGAGGTGCAGATCAAAGAGGCCCTGGAGAAAGGTGGACCAGAAATGTGCGACTACAGCAAGTACAGCGCAATCCTGGATGATCTGAGGAGGAAG GTGTTTGATGCTACTTTGGACAATGCTCGCCTTGTTCTGCAGATTGACAACGCTCGTCTGGCTGCAGATGACTTTAGAGTCAA GTTTGAGAATGAGATGGCCATCAGGCAGTCCGTGGAAGGAGATATTGCAGGTCTGAAGAAGGTCATTGATGACACCAACATTGGTCGCCTGAATGTGGAGAGTGAAATTGAGTCTTTGAAAGAAGAGCTTGTTTTCCTCAAGACAAACCATGAAAAT GAAGTTGGGGAGCTGCGAAACCAGATTGGCCAATCAGGTGTTCAGGTGGACGTTGATGCACCGAAAGGGCAAGATATGTCTCAAGTAATGGAAGACATGAGGGCTAACTATGAAAAACTGGCACTTAAAAATGCAGAGGAACTCAAAATGTGGCACGAATCCCAG ATATCAGACGTTCAGGTTCAGGTGGCTCAGAACACAGAAGCATTACAAGGTGCACAGATGGAGATGAATGACCTACGGCGACAGATTCAAACGCTACAAATAGAACTAGCATCCCAACAAAGCCTG AAAGCGTCGCTTGAGGACACATTGCGGAACACAGAGCTACGTTCAAACACAGAGATGGAGAAGTACAACACCATCATATTGCAGTTTGAAGCTGAGCTGTCACAGCTGAGGTCAAATATCACAGAGCAGGGTCAGGAATATGAAGCCCTGCTTAATATGAAGATGAAACTAGAAGCGGAGATCAACACTTACAAGAAACTTCTAGATGGGGGAGACTTCAA gCTCCAGGATGCACTTGATGGCTGA
- the si:dkey-195m11.8 gene encoding fidgetin-like protein 2 — MMQWSSEWAEQHYDVSSTTSPPVHPKPLPFPQPSRPAFSGYTDDISALSASSLLKRYAERYSFNSALPEHGSFLRSEPHQEPWPGGYSTDGPPGLDPLKGSTSDLSEQQYSGGPTSQDYPSSFSSQHLLPKPSYLPSPAFALPSAYLPAAPGYAYPQQCGLSASYPQSTPSLLPSSLHTPTPLHNSHAAAELPRSRKFGFDQSKTARVSPYTIRDKTERQNSDSGRNVNESCGTDLQSYRPDRLSTQSDLEGDSVGKTSDLQPLETRPYGGPGQYTYP, encoded by the coding sequence ATGATGCAGTGGTCATCTGAGTGGGCGGAGCAACACTATGATGTCTCCTCCACCACATCACCTCCAGTTCACCCTAAGCCCCTCCCCTTTCCACAGCCCAGTCGTCCTGCGTTCTCAGGCTACACCGACGACATCAGTGCCCTCAGTGCCTCTAGCTTGCTAAAACGCTATGCCGAGAGGTATTCCTTCAACTCGGCTTTACCAGAACATGGGAGTTTCCTAAGAAGTGAGCCGCACCAGGAGCCATGGCCTGGGGGGTACAGCACAGATGGGCCTCCTGGTTTAGACCCCCTGAAGGGGAGCACAAGTGATCTCTCAGAACAGCAGTACAGCGGTGGTCCCACATCTCAGGATTACCCATCATCCTTCAGCAGCCAACATCTGCTGCCTAAACCATCCTATCTTCCATCGCCAGCGTTTGCCTTGCCGTCTGCATACCTTCCAGCTGCACCAGGCTACGCTTATCCCCAGCAATGCGGTCTGAGTGCTAGTTACCCTCAAAGCACCCCTTCTCTGCTGCCCTCGAGTCTACACACCCCCACACCTCTTCACAACAGCCACGCTGCTGCCGAACTCCCACGCAGCAGGAAGTTTGGCTTCGACCAGTCCAAAACTGCAAGAGTGTCACCATACACAATCAGGGACAAGACTGAACGGCAGAACAGCGACAGTGGTAGGAATGTCAATGAAAGTTGTGGGACGGACCTCCAGAGCTACAGGCCCGATAGACTTTCCACTCAGTCCGATCTTGAGGGAGATTCTGTGGGTAAAACCAGTGATCTTCAGCCTCTGGAGACACGGCCTTATGGAGGCCCAGGACAGTACACATATCCCTGA